Proteins co-encoded in one Paracoccus aestuarii genomic window:
- a CDS encoding AAA family ATPase, which produces MTSFPFIKATFPDPDMNPRQMARRLVLHLLRLRADRTGVELPKCDDEELHDRACMDRIEDVHISREDHKRADRRANRVFDRILRESGLGHLDRSDRDRLSALKDGVHLARISDEHQADDLAAALHAEMPWMAAATEYAWRAMRRSVREGHAGFRLPPVILDGPPGIGKTRWVRRLGDLVGAPSIVIDATGEASSFGVVGCQRGWSSARPGRVLEFILARLTGNPFIVIDELDKAGHVRSDKGHPFGLAEGLLPLLEPGTAVDWTCPYFRVRFDMSLLSWVLLTNTVTPLPEPLLSRCTILRLQEVDLPELIAFAEREGRARALSEASIHSITDALAAVAPHAPARPSLRTVLRMLDRAADLENRPMVM; this is translated from the coding sequence TGCGGCTGCGGGCTGACCGCACCGGAGTTGAGCTGCCGAAGTGTGACGATGAGGAGCTCCACGACAGGGCATGCATGGACAGGATCGAGGACGTCCATATCTCACGGGAGGACCACAAGCGCGCGGACCGGCGGGCCAACCGCGTTTTTGATCGTATCCTGCGTGAGTCCGGACTCGGCCACCTCGACAGGAGCGACCGCGACCGGCTGTCGGCGCTGAAGGACGGCGTCCACCTCGCCCGGATCAGCGATGAGCACCAGGCTGACGATCTTGCAGCAGCGCTGCATGCCGAGATGCCGTGGATGGCGGCGGCGACCGAATATGCCTGGCGCGCCATGCGCCGGTCCGTTCGTGAAGGTCATGCGGGCTTCCGCCTGCCGCCCGTGATCCTGGATGGGCCGCCAGGCATCGGCAAGACGCGGTGGGTTCGGCGTCTCGGTGATCTTGTCGGCGCTCCGAGCATCGTCATCGACGCAACCGGCGAAGCCAGCAGCTTCGGAGTCGTCGGCTGCCAGCGGGGCTGGTCCAGCGCTCGCCCCGGGCGAGTGCTGGAGTTCATCCTGGCGCGGCTGACTGGCAACCCGTTCATCGTCATCGACGAGCTGGACAAGGCCGGCCATGTCCGATCCGACAAGGGTCACCCGTTCGGATTGGCCGAGGGGCTGCTGCCACTTCTCGAGCCCGGCACCGCCGTTGACTGGACTTGTCCCTACTTCCGCGTGCGCTTTGACATGTCGCTGCTGAGCTGGGTCCTGCTGACGAACACGGTGACGCCGCTGCCGGAACCGCTGCTCAGCCGCTGCACCATCCTGCGGCTGCAGGAGGTGGATCTCCCCGAACTGATCGCCTTTGCCGAGCGGGAGGGCCGAGCCCGGGCGCTGTCGGAGGCGTCGATCCACTCCATCACCGACGCTCTTGCAGCCGTGGCGCCCCATGCACCCGCACGTCCAAGCCTGCGGACCGTTCTGCGGATGCTGGACCGTGCCGCCGATCTGGAAAATCGGCCGATGGTGATGTGA